The Caldicellulosiruptor acetigenus DNA window TGCAGCGGCTCAAAATATGTCTTTTTTAAAAGCTCAAGAGCCTGCTCTGTGGTAAGTCCACCCAAATGGACACCCTCAACATAAACACCCTTATAAATCCTATCTGTGTCAAGAACTTTTGTAACATTGTTATAAAGAGTATATCCCAAAACTGTGCTTGCTATCAAAAGCACTACTACAATCCCAATTAATATATACCTTCTCACCTCAAAATTTACCCCCGTCCAGCAATTGCTTCAAAGCCCTTTTCAAGAGCCAAACAGTTTAAATTATAAATTTCTTCTGTTTTTGAAAACTCTCTTAAAACATCTTTTGCCTCGTCAACTGAAAAGTTCTGCTTTATTGCCAAATATGCGCCAAACATTACGATGTTTGCAACTCGAACATTCCCTACTCTTGAAGCAATCTCAGTTGCCGGAATATAATGAACATTTACATCATTTCTATTTGCAGAAGTATCCACAAGAGAACTGTTTACAAGTAAAAGTCCACTTTTTTTTATTGCATGTTCAAATTTTTCAAGCGAAGGCTTGTTTAAAACAAATAATGTATCGGGATTAAACACAACAGGAGAACCAATCATATCACTTGAGATTATAACACTGCAGTTTGCTGTCCCACCCCTCATTTCAGGTCCGTACGACGGAAGCCATGACACATTAAACCCCTTTTTCATTCCAAGATGGGCAAATACCTGGCCTAAAAAAAGAACACCCTGGCCACCAAATCCTGCAATTAAAATCTCCTCTGTCATCTTCAAATTCCCCTACCTTTATCCTTGAAAATTCCCAAACTGTAGTATTTT harbors:
- a CDS encoding 2-oxoacid:acceptor oxidoreductase family protein — encoded protein: MTEEILIAGFGGQGVLFLGQVFAHLGMKKGFNVSWLPSYGPEMRGGTANCSVIISSDMIGSPVVFNPDTLFVLNKPSLEKFEHAIKKSGLLLVNSSLVDTSANRNDVNVHYIPATEIASRVGNVRVANIVMFGAYLAIKQNFSVDEAKDVLREFSKTEEIYNLNCLALEKGFEAIAGRG